In Polyodon spathula isolate WHYD16114869_AA chromosome 23, ASM1765450v1, whole genome shotgun sequence, the DNA window tcaaattactTAATGTTGCCTATTTTTCTTAAATTAACCTATTTCCTGCCCTCAAACCAGCTGTTTCCCCTTGACAACTGCTTCTTCAAGCCTTGATTTCTAAACAGTCTTTTTGTTTGATCTCCTGACCGCAGTGCTCTTGGCTTGTGGTTTTTTGTGCGTCGAGGGAAGAAGTGCTTAGATTTCACCGTGACGATCCACTTCTTCCACCTGATTGGCTGCTGGATCTACAATGCTCGCTTCCCCGGCGCCCTCTCCTGGTGGCTGGTCAATGTGGTGTGCATGGCCCTGATGGCTGTGATCGGGGAGTACCTGTGCATGCGGACTGAACTGAGGGCCATTCCTGTCAACACTGGACCCAAATCCACCCTctgagcccctgtgtgtgggGGCTGAGGGCGTGGCCTCTGTAGACATTGCTGTGACTGGCAGAGAGAGGGGATTGGGGCTGAACCACTTTTCTTGAATGCCAATCTCCATTTTTGTGATCTTCTTGTTTGGAGATGATTCAATTCGTGTGTCCTTcgtacagacctttttttttttttttcatgctgtgtGGGATTACTCCTCCTCACAAGACTTTCAGTAACTTCTGAAGGATGGAGACCGGTAGCTGGAAGTGTTTTCCCTTACCCCAGCTGCTCTTGTGCTTGGATGTGGATCGTTAAAGTTGATCTGTCCCCCAAGCAGGATGTGAAGTTGATCTGGATTGAGCTGTCTGCTACATTCTATCAAAATCCCAAGATAATTAGCTTAGGATCGCTATGCTTCAATTTGGTTATGTCACGATCGCAAGATAATTCTCAGGATTTTAACTTGGTTTATATTCACCTTCTAAATTTGATCTGCTACTGTATGTATTTCTGAATGGTATTTTAACCTTCAGAAATTGATTTCCCTTTATTGCAGTTGACTGTCCAATTGGGGTTATCAAATCACTTGGTTAGGTTGTGCTGCTGCTGTTAATCCTAACGGTTAATTGACTCTCTACCCT includes these proteins:
- the LOC121298011 gene encoding protein SYS1 homolog produces the protein MAGHFRSYVWDPVLIVSQIILMQCIYYSFLGLWLAGVDSLVQNSRSLDQIFSYEVLGFSTPQGRLSMMAFILNSLTCALGLWFFVRRGKKCLDFTVTIHFFHLIGCWIYNARFPGALSWWLVNVVCMALMAVIGEYLCMRTELRAIPVNTGPKSTL